In a single window of the Chelonia mydas isolate rCheMyd1 chromosome 8, rCheMyd1.pri.v2, whole genome shotgun sequence genome:
- the TMEM61 gene encoding transmembrane protein 61, protein MAASFRYGVTITGAILLVTGTLCFAWWSDGEVGPTSNNDAMAVPHGEAKVVPNSSSSNALLRSVSFFCCGIGGILLLFGLLWSVKANARGMSRHYQYHFSRDLHYFTVEPLDKRTCSAWDANAIPTYEEALNCRPAQSTLGYIPPRGGKEETTPPLYGDLDEDDTWPGCRRRSSSDSVLLRTMPSRRETESLGEPSATPPPSYEDISVRGV, encoded by the exons ATGGCTGCTTCTTTCCGCTATGGAGTGACCATCACTGGAGCTATCCTGCTGGTGACAGGAACGCTTTGTTTTGCCTGGTGGAGCGATGGAGAGGTGGGACCCACGTCTAATAACGATGCTATGGCTGTGCCTCATGGAGAAGCCAAAGTGGTGCCGAACTCCTCCTCCTCTAATGCACTGCTCAGGTCTGTCAGCTTCTTCTGCTGTGGCATCGGtggcatcctcctcctctttgggCTTCTGTGGTCGGTGAAAGCAAACGCTCGGGGGATGTCTCGACACTATCAGTACCACTTCTCTAGAGACCTACACTACTTCACCGTGGAACCTCTTGATAAAAGGACATGCAG tGCCTGGGATGCCAATGCTATCCCCACCTATGAAGAAGCCCTGAACTGCAGGCCTGCTCAAAGTACCCTCGGTTATATACCACCTCGTGGCGGGAAGGAGGAGACTACACCCCCTCTGTACGGAGACTTAGATGAGGATGATACGTGGCCAGGTTGCCGCAGACGCAGCTCCTCAGACAGTGTACTGCTCAGGACCATGCCATCCAGGAGGGAAACAGAGTCACTGGGTGAGCCCAGCGCTACACCACCGCCCAGCTACGAAGACATCAGTGTACGTGGCGTGTGA